The nucleotide sequence GTTAGATTTAGGTTGCGGAGCCGGCCGTAGTAGTTTTAATTTAGAAAACTTAGGTTATAAAAATATTTACGCAATTGATATCTCTAAAAAAATGATTGATACAGCGCGTTTAATCCAAAAACAAATTCATAATTCAAAAATAGTTTTTGAAAATATGGACGCAAGTAATTTAAAATATCCTAACGCTCATTTTAATTATGCTTTCTTTTCATTTAATGGCTTTTCAGGGATACCAAAGCACCAAAATCGCATCAAAGCACTAAATGAAATTTATCGGGTTTTAAAACCTAATGGAATTTTTATCTTTAGTATACATCCTTGAAATCAACAAAAATATCAACAAAGATTAAAAAAAGAAAACATCTCTAAAACAACCGAATTTGAAATCGAAAGATATGGTGATTTAATTTTTAAAAATGAAGAAAATTTATATGATTTCTTTCATTT is from Mycoplasmopsis mustelae and encodes:
- a CDS encoding methyltransferase domain-containing protein codes for the protein MGSHKQAKTVFETDSVIVKYTLAITEVGLWKSEQDLILKYFLNKQANLLDLGCGAGRSSFNLENLGYKNIYAIDISKKMIDTARLIQKQIHNSKIVFENMDASNLKYPNAHFNYAFFSFNGFSGIPKHQNRIKALNEIYRVLKPNGIFIFSIHPWNQQKYQQRLKKENISKTTEFEIERYGDLIFKNEENLYDFFHLYSDTELKQKLSSVGFRVLDIINRDTNYSEDQQVLSFADNTNFWICQK